TCGTCGCGGTGGAGCGTGAACTCGCCCGTATCGACGCTCAAGAAGACATCCAGGCCAAGGTGCAGACCGAGTTGGGTGAACGTCAGCGCGAGATGCTCCTGCGTGAGCAGCTGAAGGCGATCCAGAAAGAACTGGGTGAAGAAGAGGAGCGCGATGACGTCGAGGAGATGCGAACTCGCATTGCCGAACTCGATCTCAGCGAAGAACAGCGCACCGAAGTCGATCGTGAACTCAGGCGCCTAGAGCGTACGAGCGCGCAGTCGGCTGAGTATCAAGTCATCCGTACGTTTCTGGAGTGGGTCACAGAGCTTCCGTGGAGCGAACGTACAGAGGAGAAGATCGACCTTTCGAAAGCTCAGCAGATTCTGGAAGACGACCACCATGGCCTCGAAGATGTGAAGGATCGAATCGTCGAGTTCCTGGCGGTGCGCAAGCTCCAGCTGGATCGTGCCGAAGAAGCGGAGAAAGGTGCCTCAGGTAATGATGCAGCTGGAAGCGAGCCGCATTCGGGCCGAGGTCCTATTCTACTGTTCGTCGGACCACCTGGTGTGGGTAAGACGTCGATCGCTCAGTCGATCGCGCGGTCCTTAGGCCGGAAGTACGTGCGCATCTCATTGGGTGGCGCGCGCGACGAAGCGGACATCCGCGGGCATCGGCGCACCTATGTAGGTGCCATGCCAGGACGGATTATCCAGGGCATGCGTTCGGCGAAGAGCAAAAACCCGGTCTTTCTATTGGACGAAGTCGACAAACTCGGCGTCTCCTTCCAGGGAGACCCGAGTTCGGCGCTGCTCGAGGTGCTGGATCCCGCCCAGAATTCAACGTTTGTGGATCACTATCTCGGCATCCCGTTCGATCTTTCGGAAGTTCTCTTCATTGCGACGGCGAACTACCTAGACCGCATTCCAGGCCCGTTGCTCGACCGTATGGAGCGCGTTGACTTCGCCGGGTACACCGAGCGCGAGAAGCTTCAGATCGCCAAGAAGTACCTGCTGCCACGTCAGCTGAAGGAGAACAGCCTCACTGCGGGCGAACTCCAGATGACGGACAAGGCGGTTCTCAGTGTTGTGCAGAAGTACACACGGGAGTCCGGAGTGCGTCAGCTCGAGCGCGAGGTCGGCAAATTCGCGCGGAAGGTGGCGAGGAAAATCGCCGCCGGCACCATGAAGAAGATCAAGGCGACTGGGGACGACGTTCGCGACCTGCTCGGACGTCCACGCGTGCACCCCGAAACGTTGGCAGCCGAGGATGTAGTCGGCGTTGCTACGGGGATGTTCTACACGCCCATGGGTGGTGACATCATGTTCGTGGAAGCGAGCGTGATGCCGGGTGAGGGTACCGGCGGCTTCTTGCTCACTGGTCAGCTTGGCGACGTCATGAAGGAGTCCGGTCGGGCGGCACTGTCGTACACGAAGGCACACTGGGAGGGGCTGGGGATTCCTGAGGAGTCATTGAAGGGTCGTGAGATTCACATCCATGTCCCGGCAGGAGCGATTCCCAAGGATGGCCCATCAGCGGGTGTCACCATGGCGACCGCACTCGTGTCGGCCGTGTCGGGCAGGAAGGTCCGCCGCGACGTGTCGATGACTGGTGAGCTCACGCTCACGGGGCGGGTGCTCCCGATTGGTGGAGTCAAAGAGAAGGTGCTCGGTGCGGTTCGGGCGGGGATCAAGCAGATCATCGTGCCTATCGACAATGAGGCCGACTTGGACGACATCCCGGATGAGGTGAGGAAGAAGATCACGTTCCACCTCGCTGAGACGCTCGACGACGTGCTGGCCGTGGCACTTCGCGGCGGCTTGAAGAAGCCTGCGGCGAAGAAGGAGCTGGCTAAGAAGGCTGCGCCGAAAAAGAAGGCGGCCGCGAAGAAGAAGGCATCCGGAGGCACCGTTCGGGCTTAGATCCCTAAGTCGACCGAAGGTCCAGCGGGCCGCTTTACCTTTGGGGGTAGAGCGGCCCGTTTTTTTAACTAGGCCTCGACTCTGATCTTCCCGGGTTCACCTTCAGTAACTTCACCGATCACCGCAGTCACAGGTGCCTGTCCGTATAGGTCGGCCATGAGTGGTGCCAATATGTCAGGCTTCACACACATGAGCATGCCGCCAGACGTCTGCGCGTCGGCGAGCAGCACCCGCTTGATCTCGTCGACCTCGCCAGAGAAGGTCACGTCGGCTGCCACGTCTTCCAGATTGCGCTTCGATCCTCCGGAAATATGACCGCCGATAGCGAGCTCTCTCGCACCGTGCATGACAGGGATGTCGCTGGATCGCAGGTTAGCCGCGGTGCCGGATGCCCTCATCATACCGCGGAGGTGCCCGAGTAGGCCGAAGCCGGTGACGTCTGTGGCCGCGAGCACGCCTCCGTTCACCATGGCCGCCGCCGCCCCGGCGTTGAGCGTCGCCATGATATCCACAGCGTTCGCGATCACATCATCCGGCGCCTCGCCTTTCTTGATCGCTGTCGCGATCACTCCGGAGCCGATGGGCTTGGTGAGGACCAGCAAGTCACCGGGCTTCGCGCCGGTGTTGGTCACCATGTGGTTCGGGTCGACTTCTCCGATCGCGACGAGCCCGTACTTCGGCTCGGCGTCATCGATCGTGTGCCCGCCCAAGGTCGGTATGCCGAGGCCGCGCGTGACATCGCTTCCGCCCCGCAGGATCTCATCAAGGATGCCCTCGGACAGCAGCGCACGAGGGAAGCCCACCAGGTTGAGCACGAACATGGGCTTCGCCCCCATGGCGTAGATGTCCGACAACGCGTTCGTGGCGGCTATGCGGCCAAAGTCGTAGGGGTCATCGACTATGGGCGTGAAGAAATCAGCCGTTACGACCAAGGCACGGTCGTCGGTTAACCGATACACAGCAGCATCGTCGCCGGTCGTATGACCGACGAGGGCGTTCGGATCTTCCACCGGCAGGACGTGACGCAGAACCTGCGCCAACTCGGACATCCCGAGCTTACATGCTCAACCGGCTCCGTGACTGAGCTGGGACAGCCGAATCTTCGGCCTCTGGTCCCTTGGCTCGTTCGCCATGGTCTCCTCTCGGGATGGGGGAAGTAAAGTCGAGCGTCCACGAAGTTGGGGGTGGAAGCCCGTGCTGGGAACCGCTTTCAGGGCAGTTGCCCCAGATAGATACGGCCGCGTTGACGAAATTCGACACATGCCGCGTCCCTTTATGTATGAACTCTCCCGTCAACGTTCCTGTCATGGCCGCGCTCTTTATCGCGATCGGATCGGTGCTCTCGCTCGTCGCGGTCGTTTCGATGTACCGCGAGGGCAGAATCTTGAAACGGCTGCGCGCTAGGCCGCTGAAGCCGGTGACGATCCTCAGTGTCCATTGGGCGCTGTGGTGCTCTACCCGATGATCGCGATCTCTGGGCTCTTCTTCCCTATCGAGGTCCTCAGTCTTCCGCTGCAGCTTGTGGCCTACTCACTTCCGACAACGAATGCCAGTGCCTTAATGACCGGGATCTGGGACGGAGCAGGGTGCGGTGCCCATGGGTGGAACGTGCTTGGTTTGGTCGCAGCCATGGCGTCGTCGCTCGCGTTGTCTGCCAGGGTGTTTCGCTGGGAGTAAGGCCGCGGCGGAAACCAACACGGACGGAAGTGTACCCATGGGTCCTGTCACGATGTGTGCCGCGCAATCCACCTTCTGACCCAGCAGAGGCCATTGGCCACTCCGACTCTCGACACACGCCAACTCCTCGCGAAGGAGCTGTCTCGGACGGAACCCGAGATGGACCTCGCGCGAGCGTTTCTGTTGGTGGCGAAGGAAGAGTATCCCCAGCTCTCTGTGGAGCTGTATCTGGCCCGGCTGGATCAACTCGCTGAAGAAGTCAAAGATCGACTCGCTGACGAAACGGCGCCGCTCATTGTTCTCTCCGAGGTGGTCGATACGCTGTATCGTCGGCGAAAATTCAACGGCAATCGGGAGGCCTACTACGACCCCAGGAATTCGTTTCTCAACGACGTACTCGATCGCGGCACGGGGGTCCCGTTGACCTTAGGGGTCGTCCTGCTCGAAGTAGGCTGGCGTCTGGGCCTCCCTCTCGAGGGGGTGAGTTTTCCCGGCCACTTTCTCATTCGATTCAACGGTGAAGCGATGGACCTGCTGCTCGACCCCTTCGATGGAGGGAAGGCCCGCTTCGAGGACGAAGCGCAGGAACTCCTAGATCGGGTTTACGGCGGCATGGTCCGCCTCCAAGATGCGTTTATGAAGACGGCCGATCGGCGCAACATGATCGTGCGACTGCTTACAAATTTGAAGGGTGTCTACGTGAACGTTGGAGACAACAAACGGGCGCTCGCCGCCGTTGAGAGGATCCTCATGGTGACGCCGACGGCGCCCGCGGAGAACAGGACACGTGGTGTGCTTTTGGCACGGCTGGGTCGGCGCGATGAGGCTGCGGAGCAGCTCGAACGGTATCTCCGGGTTTCCCCTAGCGCCGCAGACTCCCAGACCGTGAGCGCGATGTTGAAGGATCTCCGGGAAGGCCGAGATCTGTCGAACGACGTGGGGGCCGTATGACGCCGAGCAGCATATGGACAGATATGGAAGCCGCAGGAGGGATCGCCTCCGACTATCACGGACGCTCTCTCATGCGACACTTCGGAGACCCGGCGGGCGAGTATCAGGCTGCGACGATGAAGGTCGCTGTCTTCGATCGTAGTCATCGAGCTCGGCTGGCGATCACGGGACGTTCTCCGTCCCAGATGCTGAATGGCATTCTTACGGGGCGGCTACCGTCCGCGCCTGGTGCGGCCGGAGAGGGCGTCATAGGCGGGGCTGCCACGTACAGCACCGTCCTGACCCCGAAGGGTAAGATGCTCACTGATTTGTGGGCGATCTCCCAGGGAGACGATGACGCTGAACAGCTTCTGCTCGATGTCCCGGTCGCGGGGGTCGAGGCACTGATTGAGAATTTCAAGAAATACCTACCACCTCGATTCGCGGCGGTTGCAGACGTGACTCCGGACACGGGGATGATCACAGTGGTTGGCCCGGAGTCAGCTGCGGTCCTGTCGCGACTTGCCCTCGGACTCCGGGTCGGCATTGATGACCTCACCGCGCTCCAAGAGGGCGAGTGGCGGTCGGCTGGAGAGTCAGCGGTGGATGGACTTCTGGTCATCAAGACCGAAGAGGTCTGGCCTGACGCGTACACGGTCGTGGGTCCAGCTGAACCCGTGGCCGCGCTCTGGCGCGCTCTGGTTTCGGGGGGTGCTCAGCCCGCGGGCCTCGGCGTCTGGTCCACACTGCGTGTGGAAGGCGGTCGACCCGTGTTCGGAACCGACATGGATGAGAACACCATTCCGATCGAAGCTGGTATTCACGACAGAGCGATCGATTACCAGAAAGGGTGTTACACAGGGCAGGAGGTCATCATCCGTATTCGAGACCGCGGTAGGGTGAATCGCCACCTACGCCAACTGCACCTCGGTGATGTACCGACCCCAGCCAAGGGCACCGAACTCCTCTCTACAGATGGGTCTGAGAAAGCAGTCGGGTGGATCACTTCGGCGGTTCAATCGCCCAAGTATGGCGAGACGCTTGCGTTGGGGTACGTACGAAGGGGCGTGGAAAGCCTCCTTCTCAACGGAAACGAAATCGGGGTCCCGACCGAGTAGCCGAGACCCCGAACCATCGTTGCGACGTGGTGCCCTCTACATCCCTTCGAGCTCCGCGAGTGCTGCCAGGATGTCCTCGTTCTCCGGCCGGACCCGGTAGTTCACCTCGGTGAATTTCCAGTGCACGCGGCCCTCCTTGTCGATCACATAGGCCGTTGGATGCGGAATCGCGCGTCCTTTGCCGTCTTCGCTGTTGAAGAGCCCGTACCGATTGATGATCGTCGCGTCCGGGTCGGACAACAGCGCGAAGTCGATCATGTAGCCGTCGTTTTCTTCGGCCACCCGATCGACCATCATTTGGAGCATTTCCGGACCGTCTGAAGAAAGTGCGAGGATCTCAGTCCCTTCGCGCTGTTCCGGGGTCATGAAGTCTTGCAGCTCACCGAGCTGCTTAGCGCAGTAGGGTCACCAGTGGCCTCGGTAGAAGAGCAGCACAACGTTCTTTTCCCCGCGGAAACTCGAGAGCGTGGCGACCGGCCCGGCCAGTGTATTGGCGGAAAAGTCGGGTGCCATATCCCCGGCTTGGACCCGCTCGAGGTCCACACCGAGTAGGTCGAGCCCGTCCACGGGGCCCAACACGATTTCCTTCATCTCTTCCACCACGGCTTCGGCTGTCTCATCTGCCACCCCACATCCGCCCATCCCGACAACGCCCGCTGCGATGAGTGAGAATGCGTAACGTCGCATTCGGTTCTCCACAGTTGCGTGAGTCCAGCAGTCCATATTCTTCGACACCCTATAGAGTCTTCTTGCTGAGCGCCAAGCCGTAGGAGTCGGTAGTGGTTCCTCGTGTTTCCGGATTCGTTTGACGGGACCGTACTCGGTCTCGACTTTCCTCAGCCTACATGCATGCGGTCAATCACGTCGATGGGCCCAGAACATTAAGGAGTGAACCCGATGCCCGGTTCGCGTCTCGTCCGACTTTTCTTCGTCTTTCTTGCTGCCGGTTCGTCTGTGCCGACCACTGTGGTGGCTCAGGAAGACACTCCAGTCGTCAATCAGTCCGACAATGTTTTGCTTCGGCCTATGGTATGGCGTTCGATCGGCCCCATCGGACAGGGCGGACGAGTTGACGACATCGCGGTCCGTTCGGACGATCCGTTCACCTACTATGTGGGCTTTGCCACGGGTGGGCTCTGGAAGACCGTAAACAACGGGACGACGTTCGAGCCGATCTTCGACGAATACGAGACGCACTCGGTCGGAGCGCTCGGTATATCCATGTCGGATCCCGACGTGCTTTACGTGGGCACTGGAGAGTCGAACAATCGACAAAGTTCTTCCTTCGGCGCGGGCATGTACAAGACAACGAACGGAGGTGAGACCTTCACCTTCGTCGGTCTTCGCGAGACCCAGTCGATCTCGCGGGTCATCGTGCATCCCACGGACCCCAACACGGTCTGGGTTGCGGCGAACGGCGCTCTCTTCAGCGCCAGCTCTGAACGCGGCGTGTTTAAGACGACTGACGGTGGCGCGACATGGGACCATGTGCTGTCCATCGACGAGAACACCGGCGCCACGGACCTCATCATCAAGCCGAACGATCCTGATCACCTGATGGCGGCAACCTACCAACGCCGCCGCAGTGCCTGTTGCTTCGTGGGTGGTGGTGAAGGAAGCGGGATCTGGGCTTCTGGTGACGCCGGAGATACGTGGAGCAGAGTGGAGGGGAATGGTCTGCCGAACGGCACGATGGGCCGAATCGCACTGGCGACGACCCCCGCGAACCCGGATATGATCTACGCCCAGATCGAGGTCGCCGCGGACAACGAGCGCGAACTCAACGACGATGAACGTTCGGCTTGGCAGACGCTCATTCGTGAACAGAACCCACCGGACGATCAGCAGTGGAACGGGGTGTGGCGCTCTATGGACGGAGGCCAGAGCTGGCAATTCCGCAGCAATGAGAACGGGCGGCCGATGTACTTCAGCCAGATTCGTGTCTCGCCGACAGACCCCGAACTTCTCTACACGGTAGACCAGCAGGTCGCGAAGTCCCGTGACGGAGGACGCACGTGGGAGACTCTCACGGGCTTCGGACACGTGGATCAGCACGCGTTGTGGATCAACCCTGCCAATCACGATCACATCATGATCGGGAACGATGGCTCCATCGACGTCTCTTACGATCAGGGTGAGAACTGGGAGTCGATTCGCACGTGGGCTGTAGGCCAGCCCTATCATGCGTCAGTCGATATGCAGCGGCCGTACAACGTTTGCACGGGCCTACAGGACAATGGGACCTGGTGCGGACCCAGCTCGGTCCGCGCTGGCAACATCCTGCCCCAAGACTGGTTCAACGCCGGGGGAGGAGATGGCTTCTATACCCAAATCGACCCCACCAACCCGGACATCATCTACTCCGAGTCTCAGAACGGGAACGTGCGGCGCATCAACCTGGCGACCGGTGAGCAGCCGAGCATTCGTCCCCGTGGAACGGGTGGCCGTGGCGGTGGGGGTCCGAACATTGTCCCGGCGCCTTCAGCCACGGATCAGATCCGCTGGAACTGGAACACGCCCATTCTCCTCTCCCCGCACAATCCGAGCACGGTCTATGTTGCCGGGAATCGCTTCTTCATCTCCCGTGATCGAGGTGATACATGGACCATGTCAGAGGACCTTTCCAAGAACATCGATCGTGACGAGATCGACCTGATGGGTGTGCAGAACGATGTGCCGCGCTGTGCACAGCTCAATCGTGGTATCGAGTGCAACCTCTCCCGCAACGATGGTGTGACGATGTGGAGCGCTGGTGTCACCGTTGCGGAGTCGCCTATCCAGCCAGGCGTTCTTTGGATGGGCACGGACGACGGCAACATCCAAGTCAGTCAGAACGGTGGCGCGACGTGGACCGAGGTGAGCCGCAATCTCCCGGGTGGGACCACGCAGTACTACGTGTCTCGGGTGGAGGCTTCTCATCACGATGTGGCAACGGCCTATGTCTCCATTGACGGGCACAAGTCAGGTGACCTCAAACCGTATGTCTACGTGACGCGCGACTACGGGCAGACTTGGCAGGATATCAAGTCCAATCTCCCGGACTTCGGGAATGTGAATACGATCCGTCAGGATCCGCGCAACGCGAACATTCTATACGCGGGCACCGAGTTCGGCTTCTTCATCTCGGGTGACGACGGGCAAGAATGGCACAGGTTCATGAACGGCCTGCCGGTTGTCCGGATCGACGATGTGCTGGTGCATCCTAGAGACAACGATCTCGTGCTGTCGACCCATGGCCGGTCCATCTACGTCATGGATGACATCACCGCTCTCCAGGATGTTACGACGGAGATTCTCGAAGAGGAGTTTCACCTTTTCGAACCACGTGAGTCGGTCCAGTGGAAGTTGGACCGACGCTCGAACCGGTCGGTCACGGGTGACAAGAACTGGGAGGGTGAGAACGCACCGGTGGGCTCCGCGATCCACTACTACCTGGAGGACGCTGCAAGCGGTGACGTCACGATCACGATTACGGATGCCGTGACGGGGGAGGTCTTCCGGTCCATAGAAGGCACCGGTGTTGCCGGCCTGAACCGTGTGCAGTGGGACCTACGGAGTAATCCGCCCGAGAACGGTCGTGGCGGCGGTGGCGGCTTCGGCCGGAACCGTGGTCAGCCAGCGACCCCGGGCGTCTACCGCGTGACCGTTTCGGTGAACGGCGATGACTACACTACGACCGTCCGTGTCCTCGAAGACCTGTGGATGAACTGATGACATGATGAGCTTTAAAATGAAGCGATTGGCTCGAGGACTCGGTGCGCTAGCCCTCGTCGCGCTCCTTGCGGCGTGTAGCGAGCGATACCCGCCACCGCCGGACGCACGGATTGATCCGGTAGTGGACGTCATCCAGGGCATCGAGTTCGTCGACAACTACAGATGGCTCGAGGATCAGGAATCGGCGGAGACCCGCTCCTGGATCGACGCTCAAAATGCCTACGCGGAGACCATCGTGGGGCAGGGGCCCGTCCGTGAGCATCTCCGCGCGATTCTGAGGGATCGCCTCGACGAGGACAACGTCGGTGGGACAAGGAAGATCGGCGACTTCGAGTACTTCACCATGAGGCGGCAGGGCGAAGAGGTTCCGGTGATCTATCGCAGGCCAGCCCCGGCGGACGACGACGAAGCCGAGGAGCCCACGGTGGATGAGGAGTACGAGGTCTTCATGGACCCGGTGGACCTAGATCCCACGTATCGAACGTTGATCGAGATGATGGGTGCGTCACCGGATCAGACGCTGATGCTCTATTCAATCCGACAGGGCGGCGCGGACGAGTTAGAGATCCGCATCAGAAATCTCGAGACGGGTGAGGACCTTCCCGATTATCTCCCCAACGCTCTATACGGTGGTGTGCAGTTCGACGAAGAGGGCACGGGCTTCTACTACACGCACAGGTCACGCGTCGATGGGCCGCGCGTCCGCCATCACACGCTGGGTGAGGACTCGTCCGAGGACGAGGAAATTTGGGGTGAGGGTTATGGCCCGGAGGTGTTTGCTAGTATGAATCGAGTGGGAGGGGGCCGGTATCGGCTCTATTCGGCGCAACACGGCTGGGCCCGCAGTGATCACTTTATTCAGACCGGCGATGGCGCGATACGTACCATCGTTGAAGGCGTCCCGGCACACTTTCAAGTCCGCTTTCGGGGCGGTCAGCTTTTCATCCGGACGGACCATGAAGCATCTAATTTTCGACTCGTTGTAGCCGATCCAGACAACCCGACCCCCGATGCTTGGTCCGAACTGATCCCTGAGAGCGAGGATCTTCTCGAGAGCTACCAGTTTGTGGGAGACAAGATCGTCGCGATCTACCTGCACGAAGTGGAAAACCGTGTGCGGGTCTTTGAGATGGACGGCACGCCCGTTGGTGAGGTCTCCGTACCGGAACAGTCGACCGTCTCTGTCAGAGGCGCAGGTGACGGAAAGGCGACACTCACAGTGGTCGGATACCTGACGCCTGCCACGGAGTATGAGGTCGATCTGGAGACTTTGGAGGTCGAAATGACGGAGCCTCCGGAAGGTTCTCCAGAGGGATTCGAAGTCACTAAGCTCTGGTTCACTTCGACTGGGGGTGCACGAGCTCCGGTGTATGTGATGCATCGCGCCGGAATCGCACTCGACGGAAGCCACCCGACAATCTTGAACGGCTACGGTGGTTTCACATCGAACATCAAGCCGAGCTTCTCGACGACACGCATGGCGTGGCTGGAGATGGGTGGGGTCTACGCGGTGGCAACGCTCCGGGGCGGGACCGAATTCGGGGAAGCGTGGCACCAAGACGGCATGCTCGAGAACAAGCAGCACGTCTTCGACGACTTCATCGCCGCCGCGGAGATGCTGATCGACGAAGGGTACACGACCCCTGACCATCTCGGCAGCAACGGTGGCAGCAACGGTGGACTGCTCGTGGCTGCTGCGATGACGCAGCGACCGGATCTCTTCCGGGCCGTGTTATGCACCTATCCTGATCTGGACATGGTTCGGTTCTATGCATTCCAGGAGACGAACAACATGCCGGCACTGCTCGAATACGGTGATTCTCGTATTCCCGAACACTTCGACGTGATCCGTCAGTACTCACCCTATCAGGCGGTACGGGACGGGGCCGACTATCCGGCAGTCATGTTGGCTACCGGCGACCTCGACACCCGAGTGCCACCGCTGCAAGCCCGACGGATGACTGCGCGACTCCAAGCAGCGACCGCGTCCGGGCTTCCCGTGATCCTCTGGTACGACGCCCGCGGTGGGCATGCGGCAGGGCGTGGTCGCCCGATGACCCTACGGATCGAGGATACGGCCCGGGAGCTAACCTTTATGGCGCAGCAGCTGGGTCTTGAGGCTCCCAACTAACGTTTCGCGAGCAGGTCCGCCACGATCAAACTGCCGTGCTGTCGGCCGTTTTCGATGAAGACCTTGTTGGCGTTGTGACCGGCAGCAATAACCCCCGCGATATAGAGACCGGGAGTGTTCGTCTCCATGGTCTCTAAATCGTGATGCGGTTTGCCGGTCTCGTCGTCGATCTCGACGCCGAGACCGCGAAGTGTGGAGTGGTCTGCCCGCCATCCCGTCATTGCAACGACGAAATCGTTGGAGATCTCGGTTGTGTCGCCTGAAGCATCACTACGGATCACCACTGACGTTGGCTTGATTTCCGTAATACGACTGTGCCAGTGCACGCCGATCTCGCCCTTTTCGAGGCGATTGGTGATATCGGGCACGACCCACGGCTTCACCCCGCGATCGATCGTGTCCATGAAGTGCACAAGCGTGACGCGTGAGCCGTTCCGGTACATCTCGAGTGCCGATTCTACCGCGGAGTTTCCGGCGCCCACGACGAGCACGTCCTGGGCGTAATATGCGTACGGTTCGTGGTAGTAGTGGTGGACCTTGTCCAACTCCTCACCGGGTACTTCGAGAAAGTTGGGGTGATGGAAACCACCGGTCGCGAACACAACCGATTTGGCACTGAAGATCTCCTGGGTCCCGTCTCGTTTGGACGTGCGTACCGTGAAATCACCTTCGCTTCCTGAGATCTCGTCCACGTTCTGGTACTGACGGACGTCCACGTCCCAGTGTTCGACAACGCGCCGGTAGTATACGAGCGCCTCACGACGGGTCGGCTTCGACTCGGGGATGGTGAAGGGTACATCTCCCACCTCGAGCATGAACGCCGTACTAAAGAAGGTCATGTAGTACGGGTAGTTCGTGAGCGACTGGGTGATGCAGCCTCGATCGAAGAGGACACATGACACACCGGCCTTCTTTGCAGCGGCGCCTACGGCGATGCCGCAGGGGCCAGCGCCGACCACCAAAAGTTCAAGTTTATTGCTCATGCTTGAGACTCTACCTAATCGCCTGTGCGGGTTCCAGTCACCCGAGCTGGGCCGGGCGATTGCCGTGGGTTGTGCTGCCGCGCACCTTGAAAATTCACGGCGAGAGAACCATCCCGACCTCCACGACATATGACGACTGCTGAGACCGAAGCGCGGAAGGCGCTAAATCGCCTCAGGCGCGCAACCGAGAAAGCAGAGCGAGAGCTCGAGACGCTGACCGGGGCGCTCCGGCACGCGGAGGGTGGCGATTTTCCTGCGGAGGTTTACGAAGAAGTGGAAGCAGCCGTCCGGCGCGTGCTCGATTTCACCGACGAGGAAGGAGTCCGGCTGCAGGAGAAGATCCTGCATGCTGGCGGTCTCGAGCCGGGGAGAGTGCGACGTGGGTAAGGACATGAATCGTCGCACCTTCGTGCGAGCGTCGGCCGTAGCGGGGGCCGGGTCCTTGATTGCTCCCGAGCTCGTGTGCGGCGCGCGACGGGCTGACTTGGTTCTCCGTGGGGCGACAGTGTTCGACGGAACGGGTCGGGCAGGTCGAGAGGTCGACGTGGGACTCACTGGGGATCGGATCACTGAGATCGGTACGAATGTGGCCGCCGGCTCGAACGAGATCGACCTCCGTGGACTCGCACTGGCGCCCGGCTTCATCGATGTGCACTCGCACGCGGATATGTCGCTCCTCATCAACAACAACGCCGAGAGCCGCATTCGACAGGGAATCACGCTCGAAGTTGTAGGACAAGACGGAGGTTCCGTCGGGCCCTGGTCCGACGCGGGGTTCGAAGCCACTCGTGATCGGTACGACCGACAGTATGGAATCGACATCGACTTCCGGGATCC
This is a stretch of genomic DNA from Longimicrobiales bacterium. It encodes these proteins:
- a CDS encoding YpdA family putative bacillithiol disulfide reductase; the protein is MSNKLELLVVGAGPCGIAVGAAAKKAGVSCVLFDRGCITQSLTNYPYYMTFFSTAFMLEVGDVPFTIPESKPTRREALVYYRRVVEHWDVDVRQYQNVDEISGSEGDFTVRTSKRDGTQEIFSAKSVVFATGGFHHPNFLEVPGEELDKVHHYYHEPYAYYAQDVLVVGAGNSAVESALEMYRNGSRVTLVHFMDTIDRGVKPWVVPDITNRLEKGEIGVHWHSRITEIKPTSVVIRSDASGDTTEISNDFVVAMTGWRADHSTLRGLGVEIDDETGKPHHDLETMETNTPGLYIAGVIAAGHNANKVFIENGRQHGSLIVADLLAKR
- a CDS encoding prolyl oligopeptidase family serine peptidase, producing MMSFKMKRLARGLGALALVALLAACSERYPPPPDARIDPVVDVIQGIEFVDNYRWLEDQESAETRSWIDAQNAYAETIVGQGPVREHLRAILRDRLDEDNVGGTRKIGDFEYFTMRRQGEEVPVIYRRPAPADDDEAEEPTVDEEYEVFMDPVDLDPTYRTLIEMMGASPDQTLMLYSIRQGGADELEIRIRNLETGEDLPDYLPNALYGGVQFDEEGTGFYYTHRSRVDGPRVRHHTLGEDSSEDEEIWGEGYGPEVFASMNRVGGGRYRLYSAQHGWARSDHFIQTGDGAIRTIVEGVPAHFQVRFRGGQLFIRTDHEASNFRLVVADPDNPTPDAWSELIPESEDLLESYQFVGDKIVAIYLHEVENRVRVFEMDGTPVGEVSVPEQSTVSVRGAGDGKATLTVVGYLTPATEYEVDLETLEVEMTEPPEGSPEGFEVTKLWFTSTGGARAPVYVMHRAGIALDGSHPTILNGYGGFTSNIKPSFSTTRMAWLEMGGVYAVATLRGGTEFGEAWHQDGMLENKQHVFDDFIAAAEMLIDEGYTTPDHLGSNGGSNGGLLVAAAMTQRPDLFRAVLCTYPDLDMVRFYAFQETNNMPALLEYGDSRIPEHFDVIRQYSPYQAVRDGADYPAVMLATGDLDTRVPPLQARRMTARLQAATASGLPVILWYDARGGHAAGRGRPMTLRIEDTARELTFMAQQLGLEAPN